Genomic window (Rossellomorea aquimaris):
GAAAGCTCTTGTAAGTAACGCATAATAATGACCATTCGATAATCCGTCGAACAGCTTTTCAAACATTCGTACAACACCTGAACTTCTTCCTTCGCAACAGTAATTTCTTCCGGGAGTGCTCCATCGTCTGTCACATCATTCCGGCTCCAATCGAATTTATCCAATATCCGATTCTTCCAGTTCTTTTGTTTTCTAAAATGATCTATGGCTACATTTTTTGCAATCGAAAAAAGCCATGTTCTTTCAGAGCTTTTACCCTCAAAACGATCATGCGATTTAAGCACCCGAATATATACTTCCTGCACCAGATCTTCAGCCTGCTGCTTATTCTGTACCATGTATATCAGGAATTGAAAGACGTCCTGATGATAATCAGTGTATAATTTCTCAAAAACGGAGTCCACTTGCTTCCCTCCCCGTCAATTTATTAGTCGTTTTTTCTGTAAAAAAGTTACACACTATCAATATAGTATTTATCTGGTAAAAAGGAAAGACTTATATTTAATATAGGTTTTATCACAAATAAAAAGTCAACAAGGTACTTCCCCCCCTGTTGACTTCTCATATTTCCCATTATTCTCATCATTTTTTCAACATCATTTTCTACTTGCAGAGAAAAAACAAAGAATGTTTCCCATGTAACAAGAAAAATCGTCAAGTTTCTAAGGATATCATCGATTCTTGGCTAAATGGGAAGAAAGAAAGTGAAGGTTGTCCCTTGATCGACTTTACTTTGTACTTGGATATGACCTTTATGGGACTCAATGATGTTCTTTGCGATCGCGAGCCCCAGTCCAGTACCGGACTTCCCTCTTGTTCTGGCTTTATCCGCTTTATAGAAGCGCTCGAATACAAAAGGAAGATCTTCTTCAGGAATCCCGGAACCCGTGTCTTTTACGTGGAATAAATAACCACCCTTGCTTTCCGTGAGGGAAACGGTTACTTCTCCATCTGTAGGAGTATGTCTTAAAGCATTATCAATGAGATTGGTTAATACTTGTTCAATCCGGTCCGGATCCATGTGAATTTCATTTTTGATTCCTACGTCACTTTCAAAATAAACGGATACCTTTTTTTCTTTGGCCAGTCCAATAAATTTATTCGTCACTCTTTCGGTGAAAGGCATGACTCCAATGACGTCTTTATTTAGTGTGATATGCCCCGCTTCCATACGGGCCAAATCCAGAAGGTCATTGACCAGACGCCCCATCCGCAATGACTCATCATAAATAATTCGGGCTATCTCTTTCTTTTCTTCTTCTGTTTCCGCAATATCATCAACGATCGCTTCACTATACCCTTGAAGCATAGAGATTGGCGTACGGAGTTCATGAGAGACATTGGCGATAAAGTCTTTCCGAAGCTTATCCAATCTTCTCTCTTCTGTCATATCGCGCACGACCGCCACGGCTCCCCTGATGTTGTTGTTATTGTAGAGAGGACTGATAATCACCACATACGAACGCCCCTGCAGACTCAACTCACCCGTCTGCTCCATTTCTGTAACGACCACACTCTGCAATAATTCTTTTACAGTAGTTGGGATGGCTTCCTCACTGTTTTCACTTTGCTCATAATACCAATGCTGAAGGAAGCGATCGGCAGGTGGATTAGTGATCAAGATCGTGCCGTCTCTATTAAAGGTGATAACTCCATCGGCCATACTGCTCAAAATAGAGGAGAGCTGCTCCTTCTCCTGGCTCAATGCGTTAATGTGAAACTTAAGCTGCCTGCCCATTTGGTTAAATCCTGTTGCGAGTTCACCGATTTCATCCTTCGTCAAAATCGGAACCTTTGTATCAAACTTACCCTTTGCTACCTCAAAGGCTGCTTCCCTCATTTTCCTTAGTGGTGCAGTGATACGTGTGGAAAGGAAGAAAGCAAAGATGGTCGTTAGAATAATGGCAATCCCGGCAGCAAGCAAGATCAGTTTCGTTGTTTGACGTGTTGTATCTTTAATAACACCAAGAGACTGATAGAGATATACCGCTCCATCTTCTTCATCAATATGAAGAGGAGTCCCTACAATGATGATATTTTCATATCGGTTAGACGACATTTCCGAAGATAATTCAATCTCTTTCTTGATGGTGATTTCCTTTGTTTTCACCGATTGAAGTTGTTTATCATCAGTAATATACTCATGAATATTCTTTTGAAATGCTGTAGAATCCTGGGAATAAAGTGATTCATTTTGGTCTAATGAAATAATGATATTTACTGGATCATCGATAATTTCTTTCCCAAGTTCCATCCCCAGCTCCAGGTCTTTATGATTCTCAATGACTCTCGCCACTTTTTCAGCCGTTTGGGTTAATTCTTTTTCGACCACATCGACATGATAGTTTTGAAAGAATTCCAGTAAAAGAATCGTAAGGATAAATAACACAAAGGAAACCAAGAGGAGAATCGTTAGCCACAGCTTCCCTACAACACTACGCCATAGCCTCATTCATTTGTTACCTCGAACTTGTAGCCTACTCCCCATACGGTAACAATCATCTTTGCAGCCATCTCGGATACTTTATTCAGTTTTTCCCTTAATCGTTTCACATGGGTATCGACCGTACGCAGGTCCCCGAAGAATTCATAATGCCACACTTCCTTAAGCAGGTGCTCACGGTCAAATACTTTGTCAGGAGCTTTTGCAAGGAAATATAGGAGCTCGTATTCTTTTGGTGTTAAGTTCACATCTTTACCGTCAGCGGTTACCCGATGGGCATCATTATCGATCGTAAGATGAGGATAGACAATCAGGTCCTTCGCCTTGGCATCTGTTTGAATAAAGCTTGTCTTTGAAGAGCGTCTTAATAACGCTTTCACTCTCAGTACCACTTCGCGAGGGGAAAAAGGTTTCACTATGTAATCATCGGTCCCCACTTCGAACCCTTGCACTCTGTTCACTTCTTCTCCTTTA
Coding sequences:
- a CDS encoding response regulator transcription factor → MEENIRILVVDDEDRIRRLLKMYLERENYEIDEAENGEEALALALENNYDCILLDIMMPGMDGIEVCKHLREKKATPVIMLTAKGEEVNRVQGFEVGTDDYIVKPFSPREVVLRVKALLRRSSKTSFIQTDAKAKDLIVYPHLTIDNDAHRVTADGKDVNLTPKEYELLYFLAKAPDKVFDREHLLKEVWHYEFFGDLRTVDTHVKRLREKLNKVSEMAAKMIVTVWGVGYKFEVTNE
- a CDS encoding ATP-binding protein, yielding MRLWRSVVGKLWLTILLLVSFVLFILTILLLEFFQNYHVDVVEKELTQTAEKVARVIENHKDLELGMELGKEIIDDPVNIIISLDQNESLYSQDSTAFQKNIHEYITDDKQLQSVKTKEITIKKEIELSSEMSSNRYENIIIVGTPLHIDEEDGAVYLYQSLGVIKDTTRQTTKLILLAAGIAIILTTIFAFFLSTRITAPLRKMREAAFEVAKGKFDTKVPILTKDEIGELATGFNQMGRQLKFHINALSQEKEQLSSILSSMADGVITFNRDGTILITNPPADRFLQHWYYEQSENSEEAIPTTVKELLQSVVVTEMEQTGELSLQGRSYVVIISPLYNNNNIRGAVAVVRDMTEERRLDKLRKDFIANVSHELRTPISMLQGYSEAIVDDIAETEEEKKEIARIIYDESLRMGRLVNDLLDLARMEAGHITLNKDVIGVMPFTERVTNKFIGLAKEKKVSVYFESDVGIKNEIHMDPDRIEQVLTNLIDNALRHTPTDGEVTVSLTESKGGYLFHVKDTGSGIPEEDLPFVFERFYKADKARTRGKSGTGLGLAIAKNIIESHKGHIQVQSKVDQGTTFTFFLPI
- the sigX gene encoding RNA polymerase sigma factor SigX, whose amino-acid sequence is MDSVFEKLYTDYHQDVFQFLIYMVQNKQQAEDLVQEVYIRVLKSHDRFEGKSSERTWLFSIAKNVAIDHFRKQKNWKNRILDKFDWSRNDVTDDGALPEEITVAKEEVQVLYECLKSCSTDYRMVIIMRYLQELSIVETSEVLGWSESKVKTTQHRAIKWLRIEMNQRLPKEERDIEAVRMERS